The following are encoded together in the Nitrosopumilus sp. b3 genome:
- a CDS encoding universal stress protein, protein MYEKILVPHAGTKAGNKALSHAKKLAKIHNAELTILHIVERIPEPSSFTFDHGRSKWKDELKKAKMEMKKEMEVSMQKLVDELKRDNVAASVKVVEGHPEEEIAHITNDQEFDLVVMAKRRKLRGIKSILKLGSVSRKVLERVACPVLLIEGGK, encoded by the coding sequence ATGTATGAAAAAATTCTTGTCCCTCATGCAGGTACAAAAGCAGGCAACAAAGCATTATCTCATGCAAAGAAACTAGCAAAAATTCACAATGCAGAATTAACAATTCTTCACATTGTTGAAAGAATTCCTGAACCCTCTTCATTTACGTTTGATCATGGAAGGAGTAAATGGAAAGATGAACTCAAGAAAGCAAAAATGGAAATGAAAAAAGAGATGGAGGTGAGCATGCAAAAACTTGTTGATGAGTTAAAAAGAGACAATGTTGCCGCGTCAGTTAAAGTAGTAGAGGGGCATCCTGAAGAAGAAATTGCACACATTACTAATGACCAAGAATTTGATTTGGTAGTAATGGCAAAACGAAGAAAACTACGAGGGATTAAATCAATTTTGAAGCTAGGTAGTGTATCTCGAAAAGTTTTAGAGAGAGTTGCGTGTCCGGTTTTACTCATAGAGGGTGGAAAATAG
- a CDS encoding DsrE family protein has product MKSILKYSITGTALATLLVVAAISVQGVDYEAEALIGAQSSSELGLEGERAKMGLGTGYDDRLYVIHITSGDPNSQHQVHASMMGIQHAKAFQSAGKDVIVFLDVDGVRIADEDRPTALTVQHEALKEFLNNGGRVIACEHCIGSFDVDNLLRGVEVDPHPYMPKIQKILSEVDVVLDY; this is encoded by the coding sequence ATGAAATCAATTCTAAAATATTCCATAACCGGAACTGCACTTGCAACTCTTTTGGTTGTTGCAGCAATATCAGTTCAAGGTGTGGATTATGAAGCAGAAGCCTTGATTGGTGCTCAAAGCTCTTCTGAGTTAGGATTAGAGGGTGAAAGGGCTAAAATGGGATTGGGTACAGGCTATGATGACCGTCTATATGTAATTCATATAACTAGTGGAGATCCTAATAGCCAGCATCAAGTACATGCTTCGATGATGGGAATACAACATGCCAAAGCTTTTCAAAGTGCTGGAAAGGATGTCATAGTTTTCCTTGATGTTGATGGTGTCCGCATTGCAGATGAAGACAGACCTACGGCTCTTACGGTTCAGCATGAGGCCTTAAAGGAATTTCTGAATAATGGTGGTAGAGTTATTGCATGTGAGCATTGTATTGGTAGTTTTGATGTAGATAATCTTCTACGTGGTGTAGAGGTAGATCCTCATCCATACATGCCTAAAATTCAAAAAATCCTATCTGAAGTTGATGTTGTATTGGATTACTGA
- a CDS encoding winged helix-turn-helix transcriptional regulator yields the protein MGRREEILKMIQNSPGIHVRGLIKETGFENGVLVHYLQQLEKQGKIKSQKRPKYLRYYPMDVSDDEFPIIRNMRKPTKKQVLFEILVEGTPSFQDLTIKINKAPGTISWNLSALIDEGIIEKCKINGKQCYKIKDKALFKKTFQKEFSKLFEKNDEHDEDIFLAL from the coding sequence ATGGGTAGGAGAGAAGAAATTCTCAAAATGATTCAAAACTCTCCTGGAATACATGTTAGAGGCTTGATAAAGGAGACGGGATTTGAGAATGGTGTACTAGTCCATTATTTACAACAATTAGAAAAACAAGGCAAGATAAAGTCACAAAAGCGTCCAAAATATCTGAGATATTACCCAATGGATGTTTCAGATGATGAGTTTCCAATAATAAGAAATATGAGAAAACCTACCAAAAAACAGGTTCTTTTTGAAATTTTAGTTGAGGGTACGCCGAGCTTTCAAGACTTGACAATCAAAATAAACAAAGCGCCAGGGACTATCTCTTGGAATCTTTCTGCGTTAATTGATGAGGGTATAATTGAAAAATGTAAAATAAATGGAAAACAATGCTATAAAATAAAAGATAAAGCATTATTTAAAAAAACATTTCAGAAGGAATTTTCAAAACTCTTTGAAAAAAATGATGAACATGATGAAGATATTTTTTTGGCATTATAA
- the fen gene encoding flap endonuclease-1 translates to MGLNLKDLVVREKTTLDAFSTKVIAIDAYNAIYQFLASIRGPDGLQLSDSEGRITSHLSGLLYRNVNFLSLGIKPVYVFDGKPPSLKTAEIERRKQIKKDATVKYEKAVAAGNMEDARKYAQQTTSMKDGMVKESKQILTYFGIPYIDAPSEGEATAAHLTNTGQAFASASQDFDSILCGAKRLVRNFTNSGRRKIPNRNTYIDIVPEIIETEKTLKALELTREQLIDVGILIGTDFNPNGFERIGPKTALKMIRQHLRLEDIPQIQEQLQEIDFEQIRKIFLNPEVADVDEIIFNEVDYEGMTNYLVKERSFSEDRVQSTLNRLKKALEKKSQNLDQWF, encoded by the coding sequence ATGGGGTTAAATCTTAAAGATTTAGTAGTCAGGGAGAAAACAACTCTAGATGCATTTTCAACCAAAGTAATTGCTATTGATGCATACAATGCAATCTACCAATTTCTAGCAAGTATAAGAGGACCAGATGGTTTGCAATTATCAGATTCTGAAGGAAGGATAACCAGCCATTTGAGTGGATTGTTATACAGGAATGTGAATTTTCTATCATTAGGAATAAAGCCAGTCTATGTTTTTGATGGAAAGCCACCATCATTGAAAACAGCGGAAATTGAGCGCAGAAAACAGATTAAAAAAGATGCTACAGTAAAATACGAAAAAGCAGTAGCTGCTGGAAATATGGAAGATGCAAGAAAATATGCTCAGCAGACAACCAGTATGAAAGACGGAATGGTAAAAGAATCAAAACAAATCCTCACATATTTTGGCATACCATATATTGATGCACCATCTGAGGGGGAAGCAACTGCTGCACATCTTACAAACACAGGACAAGCTTTTGCATCAGCAAGTCAAGACTTTGATTCTATTTTATGTGGAGCAAAAAGATTAGTTAGAAATTTTACAAACAGCGGAAGAAGAAAAATACCCAATAGAAACACCTACATCGACATTGTTCCAGAAATTATTGAAACTGAAAAAACACTCAAAGCGTTAGAGTTGACAAGAGAGCAGTTAATTGATGTAGGAATTTTAATAGGTACTGATTTTAACCCAAATGGTTTTGAGAGAATTGGTCCAAAAACTGCACTAAAAATGATTAGACAGCATTTAAGATTAGAAGATATTCCTCAAATCCAAGAGCAATTACAAGAAATTGATTTTGAACAGATAAGAAAGATTTTCTTAAATCCAGAAGTTGCAGACGTAGACGAGATAATTTTTAATGAAGTAGATTATGAAGGAATGACAAATTATCTGGTAAAAGAAAGAAGTTTTTCAGAAGATAGAGTTCAATCAACACTTAACAGACTAAAAAAAGCATTAGAGAAGAAAAGTCAGAATCTAGATCAGTGGTTTTAA